The sequence below is a genomic window from Cohaesibacter gelatinilyticus.
TCGATCTCGGGGCCCATGAATACAGCTTCAAGACAGGCTGCCCCTTCATCATTTCCAACCAGCATATTGGCGGCGCGCAATGCAAAACGATCCATTGCACCACCCATTGGAATACCCAGATGAAAATATCCCTGGCGTCCAAGGTCCTGGATTGAGGTCGCAAGACCAGGATTGTTGATTTTAAGCGTCATTGAGAGCCTCCAACATCTTGGCATTGGTGCCGCGCATGTCAGCATTGAATTCATCAAGATCAAATTCGACTTCTGCAATGCGCGGAACATAGGAGCCATCTTCGACCGCCGCGGTGATGGCGTCATATTCCGCACGGTTGATCGGCTTCCATTTCACAATGTCGCCGGGCTTGAAGAACACCATGAAGTCTTTCAGATGCGATACCTTTTGCTCGGGGTCATAAATCGGCATTGGAGTGACTCCAAACATCTGGTAACCACCTGCCCCCCGCACGGAATAGATGCAGGAAAAACAGCCCCCATAGCCAACCGTGAGCTTGGGTGTATCTGTGCGCGGACGCAGATATTTTGGCACTTGCAACTGCTTGTCGCGCTCTACCAGCTGATAAAGGAACGGCAATCCCGCCACGAAACCGACCATCGATACAAACCACGGCTGGGAATGGTGAGCTTCGATGAACTCTTCTACAGTGCTGAAACCGTTGATCTTGGCGGCATAATCGAGATCCGTCCCATTTGGATCCTGATGACGTTCTCTAAACCGCATGAGCGTTTCATGTGTCCAGGGGTCCTGGTAATAAACCGGGATTTCAACGATTCGAGTTGTCAGACGCTTTTCAGCGGACTCGGCTTTGTGCTCCAGCTCCTTGATCCGGGTCATGATGTCATCAGGATGAATGACATCGGGATCGAACCTCACCTGAAAAGACGCATTGGCAGGACAAATCTCCGTCACCCCTTCAATCCTGGCATCACGCACGGCATTGCTCATCGACAGGGACTTGAAGAACGCATCAAGGGACATTTCATCGTCCATCTCGATATAAACGTGTTCATCGCCTCCGAATGTATATCTGGTCTTCATAGTGACCTCCTTACGTGTTCTCTGGCTTCAGATTTCCGGCTTCCAACCAGGGCTCCAACCATTGAGTGTGAAAGTCTCCGGAAGCGACACCAGGATCTGCTGCGAGCGCTTTGTGCAATGGCACGGTTGTTTTCAAGCCATTGATCTCAAGACCTTCCAAAGCCACTGCCATTTTGGAAATCGCATCAGCCCGGTCCTTGCCATGGACAATCAACTTGCCAATCAGGGAGTCGTAAAAAGGCGGAATTTGGTAGCCCTCATACATGAAATGGTCGAAGCGAATGCCCTCACCTTCAGGTATTTTCAGACTCTCGACCTTCCCGGGCCAGGGCATGAATTGCATGAATGGGTCTTCGGCATTCAGGCGAACCTCAATGGAATGACCCGACTTTTTTACCTGATCCTGGCTCACACTCAGGGGCTCGTTTCCGCAGACACGGATCATTTCCTGCACCAGATCAAACCCTGTAACCATCTCAGTGACAGGATGTTCCACCTGTATCCGGGTATTCATTTCAATGAAGAAGAACTCCTTGGTGCTCTCGTCATAAAGATATTCAAGAGTCCCGGCCCCGCGATAATTCACCGCTTCCGCCAGTGCAACGGCAGCCATGCAAAGCGTCTCCCGCGTGACATTGTCAAGACAATCGGCCCCCGCTTCTTCCCAAACCTTCTGACGACGACGTTGCAGGGAGCATTCACGCTCGTAGAAATGAACCGCCTTTTCGCCATCACCAACGATCTGAACCTCAATATGACGTGGAGATTTTACCGAGCGTTCGATATAGAGCCCGCCATCGCCGAAAGCAGCGGCTGCCTCTTGCTGCGCTTGTGGTGCAAGTGATCGAAGCTCTTCCTCGTTTTCTGCAATACGAATGCCTTTGCCACCCCCACCGGCAGCAGCCTTCACCATCACCGGATACCCAACCGTTGCAGCAACTTCGACCGCCTCATCAACGGATTCAATCCGACCCTTTGATCCGGGGACAACAGGCACGCCTGCTGCTTCAGCAGCCTGTCTTGCAGCAACTTTGTCACCCATACGCTCAATCGTATCGGCTGAAGGCCCGACAAACGTAATGCCGGCATTCTCAATGGCACGAGCAAACTCGGGGCTTTCTGACAGGAAGCCATAGCCCGGATGAACGGCATCCGCTCTGTTCTCTATGGCTGCAGCGACAACCCCTTTGATATTCAGATAGGATTCCGTTGCCCTTGCCGGTCCAAGACAAACCGCTTCATCAGCCAATTTGACGGCCAACATATCGGTATCACCTTCTGAATAAGCCTGGATCGTCGTGATACCCAGCTCTTTGGCCGCTCTTATGATACGAACGGCAATCTCGCCTCTATTGGCAATGAATAGTCGTTGAATTCCCATCTAACTGGCCACTTCCGCGAGAGGTTGGCTTGCGGTCACAGGAAGTGAATCCTCAGCAACATAGCCAGTGAATGTACCGGCAATCTCGGATTTGACCTCGATGAAGGTCTTCATCACCTCGATCAAACCAATGGTGTCACCCACGGCAACAACGTCGCCCGATTTCTTGTATGCTTCCTCTTCAGGTGAAGGCTTGATGTAGAAAGTTCCCGGTAGCGGGGAAAGCACTTGAGCCATAACTTGTCCTCCCAGATTGGTTTAAAGCCCCAGCACGATTGCTGCCGGAGCGATTGTTATTCCTGCATCTGTCAATCCGGCACGGATGGCTTTTCCCATGTCCAATGCGCCAGGAGTGTCCGAGTGAAAGCAGATCGATTCAAATTCGATGGGGATGTCCACGCCATCAACCGTCCTTACAACGCCTTCTTTGCAAGCCCGGACACATTTGGCGGCCACCTCTTCAGGCTTGGGGCGCGAAACACGACGAGCAAAGACAATTGAACCGGATTGGTCATAATCACGATCAGCATAGAACTCGCGGGCAACCGGATGACCTAACCGTTTTGCAACCTCATATGTCTTTGAAATGCCCATGCAGAATATGATCGCCGTTCCGCAGGTTTTGCCGAGTGCATCGATGAGCATCTCCGACAATTCTTCATTCACTGCGGCCTCCATATAAAGCGCACCATGCGGTTTGACATGTTGCAATCTGATGCCGTGACGACGACCAAATTCACGGAGTGCTCCGATCTGGTAAATGATGTCGTTGACCAACTCCTCGGGACTTGTCCTGATATACCGCCGACCAAACCCCTGAAGGTCATTGTAGCCAGGATGAGCACCCAAGCCGACCCCATAGGCTTGTGCCAGTTTCACCACCCTGTCCATTGAATTTGGATCACCAGCGTGAAAACCAGCGGCTATGTTTGCAGAGCTGATGAGGGCCATAATATCTTCGTCAGGAGCCTCACCGAGAACCCATTGCCCAAATCCCTCGCCCATATCGCAGTTAAGATCGACAATCTCCTTCATCGCAAAGTCCTTATTCTTCATCACCAAGCCTCAGGCTGTTATTCGGACCAAGTCCAAGCCTGGCTTCCTTTAAAAACAGACTTGCAAAATTCATCAATGATTGGAAATTCTTTATTTTGAAGAGGTAATATTGATTTTTCTGATATTAAATATATACCAATAAAAACATAAAATATTGATATTATTATATTATTTAAAAATTCTCAGAATCGAAATATATATTTATGCGAATTATTCGATAGAAAAGGGAGCAATATCGTGATATGTGATATTCATGAATTTACGTCATCTCAAATATTTTGTCGCCACGGCGGAGTCCGGGCAGGTCAGCAGAGCCGCCAATGCTCTCAATATTTCTCAGTCATCTGTTACCGGCGCCATCAAGGAATTGGAAGCCACGGTGGATTCTGAGCTGTTTCACCGCTCCTCACAAGGAATGGAACTCACGGATTCCGGTCGGGAATTTCTTGCTGCCTCACGTGAGATTCTTGAGAAAGTCGACGAGGCAAAAAAGCTGACCAAAAGAAGGTCCAAGGTTAATGGTCAGATTACACTTGCCGCGACCTATACTGTTCTGGGGTATTTTCTGCCCTTCCATGTCGACAAGTTGGCTCAACTCCATCCGGGATTGGATATACAGATCAACGAGCTGAACCGGGAAAGTATTGAGGATGGATTGCTGTCCAACCGTTTTGACCTCGCATTCGTGCTCACATCGAACCTGAGCAACCCGGATCTGGAAGCTGAGACACTCCTCAAATCGACCAGACGTCTGTGGGTTCCAAACGGGCATCCTTTTCTTCAATCCGGGAAAGCTTCATTTCAGGACATCGCGCAAGAAGACTACATCATGCTCACGGTTGATGAAGCGGCACATACGACCATGAAATATTGGAGCAAGACGAACTATCAACCCAAAACAAAGCTTCGCACATCCTCTGTTGAAGCATGTCGATCAATGGTAGCCAATGGGCAAGGTGTGGCCATTCTTTCAGATATGGTTTATCGACCATGGTCGCTCGAAGGCAAACGTCTTGAGACTGTTTTGACAGATTTGGATATTCCGACAATGGACGTTGGAATCGCCTGGCGCAAAGGGGTGGAATTCACACCTGCCATGAATCTGTTCGTTGATTATTTCAAGGCAAGCTTTGTCTCTCCACAGATGGCCCAATTCAGCGTCCGCAAATAGAACTTCCATTTGTGGCACCAGGACCCTTCGCACAATATGACAAAGACTGTTGCACCTATTGCGCAGGCAGCAAAGAGTTGGATAGAAGGTCAAAGCAGAAAAGCCCCGAAGACACCAGGTCAATCAAAACCGCCCGCTCGGCCCAGCTTGAAATACTGCAAATTATAAGTGTAGGGTATGATGCAGGTTGATATCGATGGTGGCTATTTCACAACGCATGAAAATCATACCCGGACAAACTGCAATGTAAGCTGGTTTCATACGAGCTACTGCATTGAGCGATAATATAATATTTTGATTTGCTTAGCGTTTTCATTTGCGAAACATATCCCGCAAAACATGAAATAGCCATTGTTGAGAGTTTTCTCTTTTGAGCGCAATAAAATGCGTGGGGGCAAATCATGTTTGTAAGAAGAACCCTTTTCTTTTCCTTGTTCTGTGCAATCCTTTTGGGAGCTCCAAACACCCACGCCCAAAACACACCGAACTTCTTCAAGGGAGCGGCCAAGGTTCTGAAGGACGTCGAAAGAAAGATCAAACGTCAGAACCGGACAAACAGATCCAATCGCTCGACAACAACGAAGAAGAAACGCAAGAATTTCTATGCCCAATATGATCGGGCCACACGAAGACTGATCCAGAAATCACTGAACCAGCGCGGCTTTGATGCAGGCCCCGTTGACGGTGCATTTGGCAAGCGGACCTATCGTGCGATCAAAGCCTTCAAACTCTCGATGGGCTGGGCAGCAACCACCGAAATGACCCCGGATCAGATCGATACTCTTTTGAAGCGCCCCGACGGTGGCAGCGCGGCGGAACCAACCAATAATGCCAATTTCGAAATCCTGATGGATCACGATCTGCCAGGCCTCGATTATGCCAATAGCGGCAATGATCGCCGCCTGCAAAATCTCAGCATGGCGCAATGTCAGCAAATTTGTGCTCAGGAGCAACGCTGTGGGGCATTCACCTATAACGCCCGCGTTCAATGGTGCTTGCTGAAGAGTGGCGCAGTAAACCCGGTCCCATTCAAAGGTGCAGTCTCCGGACGCAAAGTAGCGGGTGGAGTTACAAATGCTTCGCTGAATTCAAATTCAAACCCGGTAAGCAACGGCTTTGATCGCAGCAATTATCACCCTTTCAAGGGTCAGAGCGACTTCAACCTGCAATTGGAACT
It includes:
- a CDS encoding 5-oxoprolinase subunit B family protein produces the protein MKTRYTFGGDEHVYIEMDDEMSLDAFFKSLSMSNAVRDARIEGVTEICPANASFQVRFDPDVIHPDDIMTRIKELEHKAESAEKRLTTRIVEIPVYYQDPWTHETLMRFRERHQDPNGTDLDYAAKINGFSTVEEFIEAHHSQPWFVSMVGFVAGLPFLYQLVERDKQLQVPKYLRPRTDTPKLTVGYGGCFSCIYSVRGAGGYQMFGVTPMPIYDPEQKVSHLKDFMVFFKPGDIVKWKPINRAEYDAITAAVEDGSYVPRIAEVEFDLDEFNADMRGTNAKMLEALNDA
- a CDS encoding acetyl-CoA carboxylase biotin carboxylase subunit encodes the protein MGIQRLFIANRGEIAVRIIRAAKELGITTIQAYSEGDTDMLAVKLADEAVCLGPARATESYLNIKGVVAAAIENRADAVHPGYGFLSESPEFARAIENAGITFVGPSADTIERMGDKVAARQAAEAAGVPVVPGSKGRIESVDEAVEVAATVGYPVMVKAAAGGGGKGIRIAENEEELRSLAPQAQQEAAAAFGDGGLYIERSVKSPRHIEVQIVGDGEKAVHFYERECSLQRRRQKVWEEAGADCLDNVTRETLCMAAVALAEAVNYRGAGTLEYLYDESTKEFFFIEMNTRIQVEHPVTEMVTGFDLVQEMIRVCGNEPLSVSQDQVKKSGHSIEVRLNAEDPFMQFMPWPGKVESLKIPEGEGIRFDHFMYEGYQIPPFYDSLIGKLIVHGKDRADAISKMAVALEGLEINGLKTTVPLHKALAADPGVASGDFHTQWLEPWLEAGNLKPENT
- a CDS encoding acetyl-CoA carboxylase — encoded protein: MAQVLSPLPGTFYIKPSPEEEAYKKSGDVVAVGDTIGLIEVMKTFIEVKSEIAGTFTGYVAEDSLPVTASQPLAEVAS
- a CDS encoding 5-oxoprolinase subunit PxpA; the protein is MKEIVDLNCDMGEGFGQWVLGEAPDEDIMALISSANIAAGFHAGDPNSMDRVVKLAQAYGVGLGAHPGYNDLQGFGRRYIRTSPEELVNDIIYQIGALREFGRRHGIRLQHVKPHGALYMEAAVNEELSEMLIDALGKTCGTAIIFCMGISKTYEVAKRLGHPVAREFYADRDYDQSGSIVFARRVSRPKPEEVAAKCVRACKEGVVRTVDGVDIPIEFESICFHSDTPGALDMGKAIRAGLTDAGITIAPAAIVLGL
- a CDS encoding LysR family transcriptional regulator, producing MNLRHLKYFVATAESGQVSRAANALNISQSSVTGAIKELEATVDSELFHRSSQGMELTDSGREFLAASREILEKVDEAKKLTKRRSKVNGQITLAATYTVLGYFLPFHVDKLAQLHPGLDIQINELNRESIEDGLLSNRFDLAFVLTSNLSNPDLEAETLLKSTRRLWVPNGHPFLQSGKASFQDIAQEDYIMLTVDEAAHTTMKYWSKTNYQPKTKLRTSSVEACRSMVANGQGVAILSDMVYRPWSLEGKRLETVLTDLDIPTMDVGIAWRKGVEFTPAMNLFVDYFKASFVSPQMAQFSVRK